AGAGTAACTTAGCTTGATGTTCTAGCGGAAGGTTACCTAGCTCATCTAAAAATAAACTGCCGCCTTGGGCAAGTTCAAATTTACCAATTCGATCAGCTTTAGCGTCAGTAAACGCGCCTTTTTTATGGCCGAATAGCTCACTTTCAAACAGGTTTTGCGCCACTGCGCCCATATCTACACTCATAAAGGTGTGTTCGCTACGCATACTTGCTTGATGAATTGCGTGAGCGGTGAGCTCTTTTCCTGTGCCACTTTCGCCAGTGATTAATATATTTGCGTCGGTTTTTGCGGCTTTTTCAATGGTATTAAATACTTGCTGCATTGCTGCGCTTTGCCCTAAAAATTTAAACGAAGGCGTATTTAGTGCTTGGTTTAGGCCGTGCTTTTGGCGAGTAAGTTTACCAACTTGTTGCTTGTCTTTTGCGTGCGAGAACGCAGCAGCAACCGCGCCAAGTAATTGCTCATTTTGCCAAGGTTTAGCAATAAAATCAGAGGCACCCGCTTTAATGGCATCCACCGCAAGCTGAATATCACTGTAAGCGGTCATCAGTAGCACCACTATATTGGCGTCTTGCTCAATGATTTTTTTGAGCCAATAAAACCCTTCTTTGCCGCTAATCGAATCTTGGCTAAAGTTCATATCCAATAAAATCACGTCAATGGGCTGATCGCTTTCTCGTTGCTTGCTAATAATGCCTGCAATATCAAAGGGGTTATCAGTAGTTTTGACGCTTTGATAGTGTTGCTTTAATAGCAAGCGTGCTGCAATGAGAATATCGGGATTGTCGTCAACAATTAAAATTGAGCCTGTGTGTTTCATGGTTTTTATTTTTATAGAGTTTTATTTAGCCTAAAACAAAAAAGGAACAGTGTCCATAAATGGACGCTTATTAAAATAAAAAGTGTTCTATAAACGGACACCTAAAATATCTATCTGTATAAGGAGTTATTCAAGTTGTTGTAATTAAAGAATAA
This sequence is a window from Pseudoalteromonas aliena SW19. Protein-coding genes within it:
- a CDS encoding sigma-54-dependent transcriptional regulator, which translates into the protein MKHTGSILIVDDNPDILIAARLLLKQHYQSVKTTDNPFDIAGIISKQRESDQPIDVILLDMNFSQDSISGKEGFYWLKKIIEQDANIVVLLMTAYSDIQLAVDAIKAGASDFIAKPWQNEQLLGAVAAAFSHAKDKQQVGKLTRQKHGLNQALNTPSFKFLGQSAAMQQVFNTIEKAAKTDANILITGESGTGKELTAHAIHQASMRSEHTFMSVDMGAVAQNLFESELFGHKKGAFTDAKADRIGKFELAQGGSLFLDELGNLPLEHQAKLLSALQNRQVTPIGGSKTIDIDIRLICATNDNLEQAVVDGRFRQDLLYRINTVEIRLPALRERSDDIPLLVDYYLNHFSQKYKRDLTIAAGDMTSLCQYSWPGNVRELAHAIERAVILSEGENLDVSSVVGNTTSNVNSTNNPIENNNAYDTFDLEALEQRTVRAALTHHQGNVSHAAKALGLTRGAMYRRLEKYGL